In Actinomadura luteofluorescens, the sequence CGATGCCAGCGATCGCACGCAGTACCCGACGATGGAGGGCCCCCAAGGCCCGAAGGAGGAGGGCACTGCAATAGGCACAGCAGCGATCGCCCGCTTTTCTCGACGATGGAGGGCCGCCAGGCCCGAAGGAGGAGAGAGAAGCCTAGAGACTGAGCGAAGGCTTGAGTTGTTGGAGGCGGGAGAGGAGGCCGTTGACGAAGCGGGGGGACTCGTCGGTGGACAGTTCGGTGGCGAGGCCTACCGCTTCGCTCACCGCGACGCCGTCGGGGACGTCGTCGACCCACAGGAGTTCGAACGTCCCCATCCGCAGGATGTTGCGGTCGACGACGGGCATGCGTTCGAGGGTCCAGCCGGTGGCGTAGGTGGCGAGCAGTTCGTCGATGCGTTCCCGGTTCTCCTGGACGCCTTCGATCAGCCGGACGGCGTGCGGGTACTCGGCGAGCTCGTCCTGGTTGGGGCGGCCGCGGGCGGCGAGCACCGCCGTCGGCTGCTCCTCCCGGAGTTCGGCGGCGAACAGGATGTCCAGGGCGAGTTTTCTGGCCTTGGTGCGCGCGGCCATCTCAGGCGCGGCCGAGGTACTCGCCGGAGCGGGTGTCGACCTTGACCTTCTCGCCGGTGGTGATGAACAGCGGGACCTGGATCTGCGCGCCGGTCTCCAGGGTGGCGGGCTTGCTGCCGCCGGTGGAGCGGTCGCCCTGCAGGCCGGGCTCGGTCTCGGTGATCTCCAGCACGACGGCGGCGGGCAGCTCGACGTACAGCGGGTTCTCGTTGTTGAAGGCGATCACGGCGTTCTGCT encodes:
- the nusB gene encoding transcription antitermination factor NusB, yielding MAARTKARKLALDILFAAELREEQPTAVLAARGRPNQDELAEYPHAVRLIEGVQENRERIDELLATYATGWTLERMPVVDRNILRMGTFELLWVDDVPDGVAVSEAVGLATELSTDESPRFVNGLLSRLQQLKPSLSL